In Sphingomonas sp. PAMC26645, one DNA window encodes the following:
- the lexA gene encoding transcriptional repressor LexA: MLTRKQHELVCFINDRLNDTGVSPSFEEMKDALDLKSKSGVHRLISALEERNFIRRLPNRARALEVLRMPERAEKKTPSKPSNVKAAPAAATPQPANDVIEIPLHGRIAAGVPIEAFEGSTMLAVPAALLGTGEHYALEVSGDSMVEAGILDGDYALIRRTETARDGEIVVALIEDSEATLKYFRREGAMVRLDPANRAYDPQRYAPAQVRVQGKLSGILRRYD; encoded by the coding sequence ATGCTCACGCGCAAGCAGCACGAACTCGTCTGCTTCATCAACGATCGCCTCAACGATACCGGCGTCTCGCCGTCGTTCGAGGAGATGAAGGACGCCCTCGACCTCAAGTCGAAGTCGGGCGTCCACCGTCTGATCAGCGCGCTCGAGGAGCGCAACTTCATCCGCCGCCTGCCAAACCGCGCGCGCGCGCTCGAAGTGCTGCGCATGCCCGAACGTGCGGAAAAAAAGACGCCGTCCAAGCCATCGAACGTGAAGGCAGCCCCCGCCGCTGCAACGCCACAACCGGCCAACGACGTCATCGAGATCCCCTTGCATGGCCGCATCGCCGCCGGCGTCCCGATCGAGGCGTTCGAGGGCAGCACGATGCTAGCCGTCCCCGCCGCGCTGCTCGGCACCGGCGAACACTACGCACTCGAGGTTTCGGGCGACTCGATGGTCGAAGCCGGCATCCTCGACGGCGACTACGCCCTGATCCGCCGCACCGAAACTGCCCGCGACGGCGAGATCGTCGTAGCCCTGATCGAAGACAGCGAAGCCACTCTAAAATACTTCCGTCGCGAAGGCGCCATGGTCCGCCTCGACCCGGCAAACCGAGCCTACGACCCCCA